In a single window of the Arthrobacter zhangbolii genome:
- a CDS encoding winged helix DNA-binding domain-containing protein, which produces MAQNLTDAQARRLRLRSHLLTGSDLAPAEAVRRAVGLQGQDLPAVLRAIAIRSRPGTTVQDVRDAFDSGDLVRGWPMRGTLFATTPGHLAALLHFTAERTHTATARRRTELGLEESVLRRGRDSLREALQERPLRRAEVMDLWAAAGIRTGDGRGYHLLMHLAVDGLFHWGRFTPSGTEQLATLTEHDGAGGGDLSALVRGFVLARGPVSEADLAWWTKLPKTVVRRAAAGVADLQEVLVQGRPAWLIGEASEPEPSGATLVPGFDEWILGYADRSLVAGPAALQAVVPGKNGIFRPAVLFDGTVVGTWRPPRGKRAAEPVINLVEQLKANARRAVEKAVAAWPHG; this is translated from the coding sequence GTGGCCCAGAACCTCACGGATGCGCAGGCGCGGAGACTCCGCCTGCGGTCCCACCTGCTGACCGGATCAGACCTTGCACCCGCCGAAGCGGTGCGGCGGGCCGTGGGCCTGCAGGGACAGGATTTGCCCGCCGTCCTACGCGCCATCGCCATCCGGTCACGGCCCGGCACCACCGTGCAGGATGTCCGGGATGCCTTTGACAGCGGCGATCTGGTGCGGGGATGGCCCATGCGCGGCACCCTGTTCGCCACCACGCCGGGGCATCTGGCTGCTTTGCTTCATTTCACGGCGGAGCGCACCCACACCGCGACGGCCCGGCGACGGACGGAACTGGGCCTGGAGGAGTCGGTGCTTCGCCGTGGCCGGGACTCCCTGCGGGAGGCGCTGCAGGAGCGTCCGCTGCGGCGGGCCGAGGTCATGGATCTCTGGGCCGCCGCCGGGATCCGGACGGGCGACGGACGCGGATACCACCTGCTGATGCATTTGGCCGTGGACGGGTTGTTCCATTGGGGCCGGTTTACGCCTTCCGGCACCGAACAGCTTGCCACCCTCACGGAGCACGACGGCGCAGGCGGCGGGGACCTCAGCGCACTTGTCCGAGGCTTCGTGCTGGCCCGCGGTCCCGTCTCCGAGGCCGATCTGGCCTGGTGGACCAAGCTGCCCAAAACCGTGGTGCGCCGCGCCGCTGCGGGGGTGGCGGATCTTCAGGAAGTGCTGGTGCAGGGACGCCCGGCGTGGCTGATCGGGGAGGCATCGGAGCCGGAGCCCTCCGGCGCAACACTGGTACCGGGCTTCGACGAGTGGATCCTCGGGTATGCGGACCGCTCCCTGGTGGCCGGGCCGGCCGCCCTGCAGGCGGTGGTGCCCGGCAAAAACGGCATCTTCCGGCCGGCCGTCCTTTTCGACGGCACGGTGGTGGGCACCTGGCGGCCGCCCCGGGGCAAACGGGCGGCCGAACCGGTGATCAACCTCGTGGAACAGCTGAAAGCCAACGCCCGGCGGGCTGTGGAGAAGGCCGTGGCGGCATGGCCGCACGGGTAG
- a CDS encoding GTP pyrophosphokinase encodes MSAWDTLDERLRPVVQASTDEYARVRPGLEAVTAEMEANLRSVFADSPVKPLFVASRTKSVESFRDKASRMLPPENPGELPSLLFPDPMRNLTDLVGLRVIMTLPHEVDEAANLIKRQRAEFDCRGDREKDIGSIESGTYGYSSRHLILRTIQNETVRQFHKLLEPDQRPNGSYLFEVQIRTVLAHAWSEIEHDIRFKAGDPRAWSPYFDRQFTATAAMLETVETAFAELHERYETVTGFWDEDGEGSAPLTPNRIRDVWLTLLPHVNRKSGDDWGWAAELLAAHGMKTTMDLAGLLQADAITKVRAALDHRYSPGPDRLLDDLLLWRFGKKHIDLTAEPEDAPAKPRRESLGRRYRQMQIFRAREEDQQP; translated from the coding sequence TTGAGCGCGTGGGACACATTGGATGAGCGGCTGCGGCCGGTGGTCCAGGCAAGTACTGACGAATATGCCCGGGTACGCCCCGGGCTGGAGGCAGTGACCGCTGAGATGGAAGCGAATCTGCGCAGCGTTTTCGCGGACAGCCCGGTGAAGCCGCTCTTCGTCGCCTCCCGCACCAAGTCCGTGGAGTCCTTCCGGGACAAGGCCTCGCGGATGCTGCCGCCGGAAAACCCCGGTGAGCTGCCCTCGCTCCTGTTTCCCGATCCGATGCGCAACCTCACGGACCTGGTGGGTCTGCGCGTCATTATGACCCTGCCGCACGAAGTGGATGAAGCGGCCAACCTGATCAAGCGCCAGCGGGCGGAATTCGACTGCCGCGGCGACCGGGAGAAGGACATCGGGTCCATCGAATCCGGGACCTACGGCTACTCCAGCCGCCACCTGATCCTGCGGACCATCCAGAACGAGACCGTACGGCAGTTCCACAAACTGCTGGAACCGGACCAGCGCCCCAACGGCAGCTACCTGTTCGAAGTGCAGATCCGCACCGTGCTGGCACATGCCTGGTCCGAGATTGAGCATGACATCCGCTTCAAGGCCGGCGACCCGCGGGCCTGGAGCCCGTACTTTGACCGCCAGTTCACCGCCACGGCCGCCATGCTGGAAACCGTGGAGACCGCTTTTGCCGAGCTGCATGAACGGTATGAGACGGTGACCGGTTTCTGGGATGAAGACGGTGAGGGCAGCGCGCCGCTGACCCCGAACCGGATCCGCGACGTCTGGCTGACCCTGCTGCCGCATGTGAACCGCAAATCCGGGGATGACTGGGGCTGGGCGGCGGAACTGCTGGCCGCCCACGGCATGAAGACCACCATGGACCTGGCCGGGCTGCTGCAAGCCGATGCCATCACCAAGGTACGTGCCGCACTGGACCACCGGTATTCCCCGGGCCCGGACCGCCTGCTCGATGACCTGCTCCTGTGGCGCTTCGGCAAAAAGCACATTGACCTCACTGCAGAGCCGGAAGACGCCCCGGCGAAGCCACGGCGCGAGTCCCTGGGCCGCCGTTACCGGCAGATGCAGATTTTCCGCGCCAGGGAAGAGGACCAGCAGCCCTGA
- a CDS encoding alpha/beta hydrolase family protein yields MSAPPRRIAYGPGPEQYAELTLPSGGSPSRGTVVIIHGGYWRAPYTAELGSPLARDLADRGFACWNLEYRRAGNGGGWPVTFSDIRAGIDALADAAGSFDIDLSTITLLGHSAGGHLAVLAAAQAGSRVAVSGVVSQSGVLNLAEAHELGLSDGAVQNFLGCSPEEDPQRYREADPMFALPLHVPAWVLHGEDDTTVPFTQSAGWAEAAAAAGGRVHLRRIPGDHFAMITPGTPAWDAVVRAVGEAAGITGT; encoded by the coding sequence ATGTCAGCACCGCCCCGACGGATTGCCTACGGCCCCGGCCCGGAGCAGTACGCCGAGCTGACGCTGCCGTCCGGCGGCTCACCCTCCCGGGGCACCGTGGTCATCATCCACGGCGGATACTGGCGTGCGCCGTACACCGCCGAGCTGGGCAGTCCGCTGGCCCGGGACCTGGCTGACCGCGGTTTTGCCTGCTGGAACCTGGAATACCGGCGGGCGGGAAACGGCGGCGGATGGCCGGTTACCTTCTCCGATATCCGTGCAGGCATCGACGCGCTGGCTGACGCGGCCGGCAGCTTCGACATTGACCTGTCCACGATCACCCTCCTGGGCCATTCCGCCGGCGGCCATCTGGCCGTCCTCGCCGCGGCACAGGCGGGCTCCCGCGTTGCCGTCAGCGGCGTCGTCAGCCAGTCCGGTGTGCTGAACCTGGCCGAAGCACATGAGCTGGGCCTGAGCGACGGTGCCGTGCAGAACTTCCTTGGCTGCAGCCCGGAGGAGGATCCGCAGCGCTACCGCGAGGCCGACCCGATGTTTGCGCTGCCCCTGCACGTACCGGCATGGGTGCTGCACGGGGAGGATGACACCACGGTGCCGTTCACCCAGTCCGCCGGCTGGGCCGAGGCCGCCGCGGCGGCCGGCGGCCGGGTCCACCTGCGCCGCATTCCCGGCGACCATTTCGCCATGATCACACCCGGCACACCGGCCTGGGACGCCGTCGTCCGCGCGGTCGGCGAGGCTGCCGGAATCACCGGCACATAA